One genomic segment of Mesoterricola silvestris includes these proteins:
- a CDS encoding sensor histidine kinase — translation MTLPEILALSRVQGRRPWTWAIVLALGLTNFLSDTLVPHAGPPRPLWYYGLYFLAVLTSNGCGIWVGPWPWQWTGRPGDYPPLLRGLGQALLFGTACFIPVLLLRMGVHALVRPGSLSYGLYLLRSFAVTFITMSCLMGFGVVAFQKEDAAREEAEQKAQAARWMLLRGQMNPRFFLEAMDRLVDLIRLDPAAAERASMRLSGLFRRIMDHGRSHLVSLASERALVERYLELEGLWLGTAPRVAWEWDPELDEVLVPPFLMQPLVENAIKHALALPPAGGELRISGQLQGGRVALQVENPVAAPVPPQAPSRGLDDLEARLRLAFGEEGAFRLVHTPALTRAELTFPVLQEAL, via the coding sequence ATGACCCTGCCCGAGATCCTCGCGCTCAGCCGCGTCCAGGGCCGGAGGCCCTGGACCTGGGCCATCGTGCTGGCCCTGGGGCTGACGAATTTCCTTTCGGATACCCTGGTGCCCCACGCCGGTCCCCCCCGGCCCCTCTGGTACTACGGCCTCTACTTCCTCGCGGTGCTCACCTCCAACGGCTGCGGCATCTGGGTGGGCCCCTGGCCCTGGCAGTGGACGGGCCGGCCCGGCGACTACCCCCCCCTCCTCCGGGGCCTGGGCCAGGCCCTTCTGTTCGGCACCGCCTGCTTTATCCCGGTCCTGCTGCTCCGCATGGGCGTGCACGCCCTGGTGCGCCCGGGATCCCTGTCCTACGGCCTGTACCTCCTGCGCAGCTTCGCCGTCACCTTCATCACCATGTCCTGCCTGATGGGCTTCGGCGTCGTGGCCTTCCAGAAGGAGGACGCCGCCCGGGAGGAGGCCGAACAGAAAGCCCAGGCGGCCCGCTGGATGCTCCTCCGGGGCCAGATGAACCCCCGGTTCTTCCTGGAGGCCATGGACCGCCTGGTGGACCTGATCCGGCTGGATCCCGCGGCGGCCGAACGCGCTTCCATGCGCCTGAGCGGCCTGTTCCGGCGCATCATGGACCACGGGCGGAGCCACCTGGTTTCCCTGGCGTCGGAGCGCGCCCTGGTGGAGCGCTACCTCGAACTGGAAGGCCTGTGGCTGGGCACGGCCCCGCGCGTCGCCTGGGAATGGGACCCCGAGCTGGACGAGGTGCTGGTGCCCCCCTTCCTCATGCAGCCGCTGGTGGAGAACGCCATCAAGCACGCCCTGGCCCTGCCCCCGGCCGGGGGCGAGCTGCGCATCTCGGGCCAGCTCCAGGGAGGCCGCGTGGCCCTCCAGGTGGAGAACCCGGTGGCCGCCCCGGTTCCGCCCCAGGCGCCGAGCCGCGGCCTCGACGACCTGGAGGCCCGCCTCCGGCTGGCCTTCGGGGAGGAAGGCGCCTTCCGCCTCGTGCACACCCCGGCGCTCACCCGCGCCGAACTCACCTTCCCCGTCCTTCAGGAGGCGCTATGA
- a CDS encoding addiction module antidote protein has protein sequence MTKITLYDAADYLDSEEMIAEYLSVAMEDPDPEIFLQAVAAVARARGMAQLAKDAGVSRESLYKTLAPGAKPRYETVFKLMRALGVQFNVKAVHGSSA, from the coding sequence ATGACCAAGATCACTTTGTATGATGCCGCTGATTACCTCGACAGCGAGGAAATGATTGCCGAATATCTTTCCGTAGCGATGGAAGATCCTGATCCTGAAATCTTCCTGCAAGCTGTTGCGGCTGTTGCCCGCGCGCGAGGCATGGCCCAACTTGCCAAAGATGCAGGCGTGTCACGCGAAAGCCTTTACAAGACGCTGGCACCCGGTGCCAAGCCAAGGTACGAGACCGTATTCAAGCTCATGCGTGCCCTGGGAGTCCAGTTCAATGTGAAAGCGGTGCACGGAAGTTCTGCTTAA
- a CDS encoding TonB-dependent receptor: MIRFPIRQLSLTALALIAAPAAAQESTGQVVGTVRTRTGEGLAGVKIRLSSPALQGVRTVVTEAKGAYRAPLLPPGSYRIDAIKEGYHTNSVTMDVGLGAVIRQDIVLGKVAEAGTTVEVIAATAAVDKTDVKSSTNITSEIMDIIPRTTRGMDTIALLTPGVTTNTLAGMRITMRGGQTTGNRFLLNGTDIADNMYGDTTGRFFYVDDSIAETQVIQSPVNARYGNFTGGVINAITKTGSNEFTGILRMNLSRNSWYAVSPRGLRPASAPINSGTGLSEDLRNASYTLIIGGPILKDRIWFSVSTKKDPQNSIAAALYSTQGLSTLFGEPAYQAPTNGQPYTRIGTLKFWEGKLTFGLGLNHTLEFTANKNETTQTNRSIGGEVEPAALYDSANKNTYWTLGYRGILSSSTTLEARYAVKKDSLGGGGRADAPFPQRIYVGYSNGGFYAFNNGAFKAGSPDERDIKTAIANLTWFSPATPIGTWTVDMGFEYLNQERSAPNEQSPTGNRIFLEGRNPDGTYRVTNWADDPDQINTMEIGVSATGVATTRTTGLYLNGTLAVNDKLQLMVGGRYDEVTAKDTLGAPNIKSSAWSPRLQATYDLWGDQAWLFRASFATYTGRLHDGFTNKFTFAGNPVREWYSWGAPSNYAATYADVTNLANWALNANGFQGVGGASGNFVQSNLKAPSVNEWSFDIKHAYPDGSYFKAAVVRRDWKNLYNDILTIGDETAYAPRAGTGIPPVGTVATRWITDPRLKREYTSLEFDFAARLSRELTLGGNYTYAVLRGNGEGGDSGGTNTGPVGDPLGTYDSVHYSRGRDTSYFAPMGYLNSDQRHRSSIHLDYLTRSQAGAAFNASLLFNYAGGECYSLTRTNAFEAQADAAAAGSPIVGQYPSTYNRYFGERGFGRMNDSFNFDLKLGIDVPVVSKVRYFLEVTVYNVFNHWQLTTVSTAQTTVSPAPATNSATAGFYASPWVVSASGNRTGFGTYGGDGTSNFTGGRWVMISTGIKW, encoded by the coding sequence ATGATCCGATTCCCCATTCGCCAGCTCTCATTGACGGCCCTCGCCCTGATCGCGGCCCCGGCGGCCGCCCAGGAATCCACGGGCCAGGTGGTCGGCACGGTGCGCACCCGCACCGGCGAAGGCCTGGCCGGCGTCAAGATCCGCCTCAGTTCCCCCGCCCTGCAGGGCGTGCGCACCGTCGTCACGGAGGCCAAGGGCGCCTACCGGGCCCCGCTCCTCCCGCCGGGCTCGTACCGCATCGATGCCATCAAGGAGGGCTACCACACCAACTCGGTCACCATGGACGTGGGGCTGGGCGCGGTCATCCGCCAGGACATCGTGCTGGGGAAGGTCGCCGAGGCCGGCACCACCGTGGAAGTCATCGCCGCCACCGCCGCCGTCGACAAGACCGATGTGAAGTCGAGCACCAACATCACCTCGGAAATCATGGACATCATCCCCAGGACGACGCGGGGCATGGACACCATCGCCCTGCTCACCCCGGGCGTGACCACCAACACCCTGGCGGGGATGCGCATCACCATGCGCGGCGGGCAGACCACGGGGAACCGCTTCCTGCTCAACGGCACCGATATCGCCGACAACATGTACGGCGACACCACGGGGCGCTTCTTCTACGTGGACGATTCCATCGCCGAGACCCAGGTCATCCAGAGCCCCGTGAACGCCCGGTACGGCAACTTCACCGGCGGCGTCATCAACGCCATCACGAAGACGGGCAGCAACGAATTCACCGGCATCCTGCGCATGAACCTGAGCCGCAATTCGTGGTACGCCGTCAGCCCCCGCGGCCTGCGGCCCGCGAGCGCGCCCATCAATTCGGGCACCGGCCTCAGCGAGGACCTGCGCAACGCGTCCTACACGCTGATCATCGGGGGCCCGATCCTCAAGGACCGCATCTGGTTCTCCGTCTCCACCAAGAAGGATCCCCAGAACAGCATCGCCGCGGCCCTCTATTCCACCCAGGGCCTGTCGACCCTCTTCGGCGAGCCGGCCTACCAGGCCCCCACCAATGGCCAGCCCTACACCCGCATCGGCACCCTGAAGTTCTGGGAAGGCAAGCTCACCTTCGGCCTCGGCCTGAACCACACGCTGGAGTTCACCGCCAACAAGAACGAGACCACCCAGACCAACCGCAGCATCGGCGGGGAGGTGGAACCGGCCGCCCTCTACGATTCGGCGAACAAGAACACCTACTGGACGCTGGGCTACCGGGGAATCCTTTCCAGCTCCACCACCCTGGAAGCGCGCTACGCCGTCAAGAAGGACAGCCTGGGCGGCGGCGGCCGCGCCGACGCCCCGTTCCCCCAGCGCATCTACGTGGGCTACAGCAACGGCGGCTTCTACGCGTTCAACAACGGCGCCTTCAAGGCGGGGTCCCCGGATGAACGGGACATCAAGACGGCCATCGCCAATCTCACCTGGTTCAGCCCCGCCACGCCCATCGGGACCTGGACGGTGGACATGGGCTTCGAGTACCTCAACCAGGAGCGCTCGGCCCCCAATGAACAATCGCCCACCGGCAACCGCATCTTCCTGGAAGGGCGGAACCCGGACGGCACGTACCGGGTGACCAACTGGGCCGATGATCCCGACCAGATCAATACCATGGAGATCGGCGTCTCCGCCACCGGCGTCGCCACGACCCGGACCACCGGCCTCTACCTGAACGGTACCCTGGCGGTGAACGACAAGCTCCAGCTCATGGTGGGCGGCCGCTACGACGAGGTCACCGCCAAGGACACCCTGGGCGCCCCCAATATCAAGTCCAGCGCCTGGTCCCCGCGCCTCCAGGCCACCTACGACCTATGGGGCGACCAGGCCTGGCTCTTCCGGGCCAGCTTCGCCACCTACACCGGCAGGCTGCACGATGGCTTCACCAACAAGTTCACCTTCGCCGGCAACCCCGTCCGGGAATGGTACAGCTGGGGCGCCCCCAGCAACTATGCCGCCACCTACGCCGACGTCACCAACCTCGCCAACTGGGCCCTGAACGCCAACGGTTTCCAGGGGGTCGGGGGGGCCTCGGGCAACTTCGTGCAATCCAATCTCAAGGCCCCTTCCGTCAACGAATGGAGCTTCGACATCAAGCACGCCTACCCGGACGGGTCCTACTTCAAGGCCGCGGTGGTGCGCCGGGACTGGAAGAACCTCTACAACGACATTCTCACCATCGGCGATGAGACCGCCTATGCCCCCCGGGCGGGCACCGGCATCCCCCCCGTGGGCACCGTGGCCACCCGCTGGATCACCGACCCCCGCCTCAAGCGCGAGTACACCAGCCTGGAATTCGATTTCGCGGCCCGGCTCAGCCGCGAGCTGACCCTGGGCGGCAACTACACCTACGCGGTCCTGCGGGGCAACGGCGAAGGCGGCGATTCCGGCGGCACCAACACCGGGCCCGTCGGCGATCCGCTGGGCACCTATGATTCGGTCCATTACAGCCGCGGCCGGGACACCTCCTACTTCGCGCCCATGGGCTACCTGAACAGCGACCAGCGGCACCGCAGCAGCATCCACCTGGACTACCTGACCCGGAGCCAGGCGGGGGCTGCCTTCAACGCCTCCCTGCTCTTCAACTACGCCGGCGGCGAGTGCTACAGCCTGACCCGCACCAACGCCTTCGAGGCCCAGGCCGACGCGGCCGCGGCCGGAAGCCCCATCGTCGGCCAGTACCCGTCCACCTACAACCGCTACTTCGGCGAGCGCGGCTTCGGCCGGATGAATGACTCCTTCAACTTCGACCTCAAGCTGGGCATCGATGTCCCCGTGGTGTCCAAGGTCCGCTACTTCCTTGAAGTCACGGTCTACAACGTCTTCAACCACTGGCAGCTGACCACGGTCTCCACCGCCCAGACCACCGTCTCCCCCGCCCCGGCCACGAATTCCGCCACCGCGGGCTTCTATGCGTCGCCCTGGGTCGTGAGCGCGTCCGGCAACCGCACGGGCTTCGGCACCTACGGCGGCGACGGAACGTCCAATTTCACCGGAGGCCGGTGGGTGATGATCTCGACCGGCATCAAGTGGTAG
- a CDS encoding DUF4349 domain-containing protein, which produces MKWPWWKAALVSVPAILILLVATGSITNEHRVRTWRPDPQNASGPKQIWEASSPGAGVLSFFQPDSPSKKVMKTMGVDLSEQADKAKSPAPDPTTNPQKLIRTGQVSLEVKDYEIAVKGLEQVVSSSGGYVANTEVQRSASGARTGQVTLRVPAAVFKDAGSRIRSIGKVLSERTNIEDVTKAYTDLETRLRVKREALNRLREILRAKAGSLKDVLEVEKEISRITEEIELAEGQRRYFDNQIQLSTITVDLAEPEPISMARPSSWLALTEALRDSAAMIAGSCAFLLRLFLVLLPWAGIGLLVVWVYRKKKGKVKITS; this is translated from the coding sequence ATGAAATGGCCTTGGTGGAAGGCGGCCCTTGTCAGTGTGCCCGCGATACTAATTCTTTTGGTGGCAACCGGTTCAATTACAAACGAGCACCGAGTGAGGACTTGGCGGCCCGATCCACAAAACGCATCCGGCCCCAAGCAGATCTGGGAAGCCTCATCGCCAGGCGCTGGTGTTCTGTCATTCTTTCAGCCCGATTCTCCAAGCAAAAAGGTCATGAAGACGATGGGCGTTGACCTATCAGAACAGGCCGACAAGGCAAAATCACCGGCCCCTGATCCAACCACAAACCCGCAAAAGTTGATCCGCACAGGACAGGTTTCTCTGGAAGTCAAAGATTACGAAATTGCGGTCAAAGGGTTGGAACAAGTTGTTTCATCAAGTGGTGGGTATGTTGCCAATACCGAAGTTCAACGCAGTGCGTCCGGGGCTAGAACTGGACAGGTGACCTTACGCGTTCCCGCAGCTGTTTTCAAGGATGCTGGTTCCAGGATTCGGTCCATTGGCAAGGTCCTCTCTGAAAGAACAAATATTGAGGACGTGACAAAGGCCTACACAGACCTGGAGACGAGACTCCGTGTGAAGCGTGAGGCTCTTAACCGTTTGCGCGAGATCCTCAGGGCAAAGGCTGGGAGCTTGAAGGATGTCCTGGAGGTCGAAAAGGAAATTTCTCGCATAACAGAGGAGATCGAGTTGGCCGAAGGCCAGCGTCGATACTTCGATAATCAGATTCAACTCTCGACCATCACTGTCGACTTGGCTGAGCCTGAGCCCATCTCGATGGCGCGGCCTAGCTCTTGGCTGGCCCTAACTGAGGCCCTCCGAGATTCCGCTGCGATGATCGCTGGGTCATGTGCATTCCTGCTACGCCTCTTCTTGGTCTTACTACCATGGGCCGGCATCGGCTTATTGGTTGTCTGGGTCTACCGCAAGAAGAAGGGCAAGGTGAAAATCACCTCTTAG
- a CDS encoding sensor histidine kinase translates to MTFDEIRLFHRAQCRKPLVWAMVIALGISDYLGIGSLLLPGPHPSLGRLGAFFLVILLINGTVVLLSPWPWLWTGRRGIYPHPARGLGQSLATAVLAYLPVSWILVAGKSLNRGAAHLTAPAYLQYVFFFYVCLFALIGFGIVARERVLEARFQAQKQADEAQRILLRGHLNPHVFFNAMNNLTELIAEDPAAAERAALDLKDLYRRLTALGQAGWIPLREERQLLEHYLAIEALRLGARLQVTWDWAPALDGIIAPPLLLQPLVENAIKHGLAPHPSGGELRIAGSLGGDRVRLQVDNTGRPLAPRQSGGSGLDNLEARLALAFGGQARFRLDADGGRTRAVLEFPSRRLAGRERP, encoded by the coding sequence GTGACCTTTGACGAGATCCGCCTCTTCCACCGTGCCCAGTGCCGCAAGCCCCTGGTGTGGGCCATGGTGATCGCCCTGGGCATTTCGGATTACCTCGGCATCGGCTCGCTCCTGCTCCCGGGTCCCCACCCTTCCCTGGGACGGCTGGGGGCCTTTTTCCTGGTCATCCTCCTGATCAACGGCACCGTGGTGCTCCTCAGCCCCTGGCCCTGGCTCTGGACGGGCCGGCGGGGGATCTACCCCCATCCCGCCCGGGGCCTGGGCCAGAGCCTGGCCACGGCGGTGCTGGCCTACCTCCCGGTCTCCTGGATCCTGGTGGCGGGCAAGTCCCTGAACCGGGGGGCGGCGCACCTCACGGCCCCGGCCTACCTCCAGTACGTCTTCTTCTTCTACGTCTGCCTTTTCGCGCTGATCGGGTTCGGCATCGTGGCCCGGGAGCGGGTGCTGGAAGCGCGCTTCCAGGCCCAAAAGCAGGCCGACGAAGCCCAGCGGATCCTGCTGCGGGGCCACTTGAACCCCCATGTGTTCTTCAACGCCATGAACAACCTCACGGAGCTCATCGCCGAGGACCCCGCGGCCGCGGAGCGGGCGGCCCTGGACCTGAAGGATCTCTACCGGCGCCTCACGGCCCTGGGGCAGGCCGGGTGGATCCCCTTGCGGGAGGAGCGGCAGCTGCTGGAGCACTACCTGGCCATCGAGGCCCTGCGCCTGGGGGCGCGGCTCCAGGTCACCTGGGACTGGGCCCCCGCCCTGGACGGGATCATCGCCCCTCCCCTCCTGCTGCAGCCCCTGGTGGAAAACGCCATCAAGCACGGCCTGGCGCCCCATCCTTCGGGCGGGGAGCTGCGCATCGCCGGAAGCCTGGGGGGGGACCGGGTCCGGCTCCAGGTGGACAACACCGGGCGCCCCCTGGCGCCGCGCCAAAGCGGAGGGAGCGGACTGGACAACCTGGAAGCCCGCCTGGCCCTGGCCTTCGGGGGCCAGGCCCGCTTCCGCCTGGACGCGGACGGGGGGCGGACCCGGGCCGTGCTGGAATTCCCTTCACGCCGCCTCGCCGGCCGGGAGCGCCCATGA
- a CDS encoding type II toxin-antitoxin system VapB family antitoxin: MRTNIVIDDTLMRDALKVTGLKTKREAVELGLRTLVKLHQQEEVRRFRGKLHWEGDLGEMRRDK; the protein is encoded by the coding sequence ATGCGCACCAATATTGTCATCGATGACACGCTTATGCGTGATGCGCTTAAGGTTACAGGATTGAAGACCAAGCGGGAGGCCGTCGAATTGGGCCTCAGGACCCTGGTCAAGCTCCACCAGCAGGAAGAGGTGCGAAGGTTTCGCGGGAAGCTTCACTGGGAAGGTGACCTTGGGGAAATGAGGAGAGACAAGTGA
- a CDS encoding Sec-independent protein translocase subunit TatA/TatB yields MGNLGMTEILLIGVCLLIFFGPSKLPELGKSLGKGIQEFKKASKELTSGIKD; encoded by the coding sequence ATGGGCAATCTCGGAATGACGGAAATCCTCCTGATCGGCGTCTGCCTGCTGATCTTCTTCGGCCCCTCCAAGCTCCCGGAGCTGGGCAAGTCGCTGGGCAAGGGGATCCAGGAGTTCAAGAAAGCAAGCAAGGAACTGACGTCGGGGATCAAGGACTGA
- a CDS encoding outer membrane beta-barrel protein — protein sequence MILTRTIALLALLPSGLHAQAPTFGLEGQVSALVATGTLNRMVKTGNLAGYHAGLALRTGTSPGLGFRLYANLLSLRGVDGSGLESGTPHHLHAGLDVLKVSGKVTFFGGMGILKWKQDDTSSPTFTDAGGRNNAGKGTKLSGRLGLEYEISPKVHGVVSFTQTEFNKLYQPSWFSLGVSYRFASF from the coding sequence ATGATTTTGACGCGAACCATCGCCCTGCTGGCCCTCCTCCCGTCAGGCCTGCACGCCCAGGCGCCCACCTTCGGCCTCGAAGGCCAGGTGAGCGCCCTCGTGGCCACCGGCACCCTGAACCGGATGGTCAAAACGGGCAACCTGGCCGGCTACCACGCCGGCCTCGCCCTGCGCACCGGGACCAGCCCCGGCCTGGGCTTCCGCCTCTACGCCAACTTGCTGTCCCTCCGCGGGGTGGACGGCTCGGGCCTGGAATCCGGAACCCCCCACCACCTCCACGCCGGCCTGGACGTCCTCAAGGTCTCCGGCAAGGTGACCTTCTTCGGGGGCATGGGCATCCTCAAGTGGAAGCAGGACGACACCTCCTCCCCGACCTTCACCGACGCCGGCGGCCGCAACAACGCCGGCAAGGGCACAAAGCTGTCCGGCCGTCTGGGGCTGGAGTACGAGATCTCCCCCAAGGTCCATGGGGTCGTCTCCTTCACCCAGACCGAATTCAATAAGCTCTACCAGCCCTCCTGGTTCAGCCTGGGCGTATCCTACCGGTTCGCCAGCTTCTGA
- a CDS encoding LytR/AlgR family response regulator transcription factor: MKPNGHLRVAQAEDEPLARKRLGRMLQEAGCDVVAELNDGPALMAWLHTEPDVDALFLDIYMPGASSFEVIGELGGLVKLPPLVFVTAHPEHSLRAFDVAAVDYLLKPVDPERLARTLHRLRQGGLPRTLRGEAHAPAALPNRFPARAGEGHVFLDLKRVSHFEVVTEVAWAWAQGKRYRTSWRSLAEVENAFPGARFIRIQRHILLRPEAVLALRAVFGGRAEVRVGEGLDLEVSRTATPKLKELLGM; the protein is encoded by the coding sequence ATGAAACCCAATGGCCACCTGCGCGTCGCCCAGGCCGAAGACGAACCCCTGGCCCGCAAGCGCCTGGGCCGGATGCTCCAGGAAGCCGGATGCGACGTGGTGGCGGAGCTGAACGATGGCCCCGCGCTCATGGCCTGGCTCCACACGGAACCCGATGTGGACGCCCTCTTCCTGGACATCTACATGCCCGGCGCCTCCAGCTTCGAGGTGATCGGCGAACTGGGCGGCCTGGTGAAGCTGCCGCCCCTGGTCTTCGTCACCGCCCACCCCGAGCACTCCCTGCGCGCCTTCGACGTGGCGGCGGTGGACTACCTGCTCAAGCCCGTGGACCCCGAGCGCCTGGCCCGGACCCTCCACCGCCTCCGGCAGGGCGGCCTCCCGCGGACCCTCCGGGGCGAGGCCCATGCGCCGGCCGCCCTCCCCAACCGGTTCCCCGCCCGGGCCGGGGAGGGCCACGTATTCCTGGACCTCAAGCGCGTGAGCCACTTCGAAGTGGTGACGGAGGTAGCCTGGGCCTGGGCCCAGGGCAAGCGCTACCGCACCTCCTGGCGGAGCCTGGCGGAGGTGGAGAACGCCTTTCCGGGGGCGCGCTTCATCCGCATCCAGCGGCACATCCTCCTGCGCCCCGAGGCGGTGCTGGCGCTACGCGCCGTCTTCGGAGGCCGCGCCGAAGTACGCGTGGGCGAAGGCCTCGATCTCGAAGTCAGCCGCACCGCCACGCCCAAGCTGAAGGAACTCCTCGGCATGTGA
- a CDS encoding serine hydrolase domain-containing protein gives MDYRTVLLALALAAPALALPVPGAEVPAQVEAYLEPLVKRDLISGSLLLARGGQVLVAKGFGPANREWGVPNGVDTKFRLGSLSKQFTAAGILLLEQRGLLRLEDPLAKFLPGFPGGGRITLHQLLSHTSGLANFNQLPDYWEKNLHPWNLAQVIDWFKDQPVRGQPGEVWSYSNAGYTLLAAVIEKVSGKDFATFLREELFRPLGMAATGVDQHEDILGRRADGYVKDENGVKRVSYRDMPFMNGAGSLYSTVGDLLRWDRALRTDQPLSRASRERLFAPVKEHYACGWFVDRRFGRALISHSGDITGFRCDMQRFVDDDVTVILLLNLESTFTAAVARDLGAIALGEPYKPALVPEGIGAAPGVLAEVAGSYALDPRTTLVLAPRNGQLIAQAPGMPSAPAIPQADNLFFVQEWNGMLRIQRGADGQVTGLRLTQGARTIPAKRLP, from the coding sequence ATGGATTATCGAACCGTCCTTCTCGCCCTGGCCCTCGCGGCCCCGGCCCTGGCGCTGCCGGTGCCCGGGGCGGAGGTGCCGGCCCAGGTGGAGGCCTACCTGGAGCCCCTGGTGAAGCGGGACCTCATCAGCGGGTCGCTCCTGCTGGCCCGGGGAGGGCAGGTGCTGGTGGCCAAGGGGTTCGGTCCGGCGAACCGGGAATGGGGCGTGCCCAACGGGGTGGATACCAAATTCCGGCTGGGTTCCCTTTCCAAGCAGTTCACGGCGGCGGGCATCCTGCTGCTGGAGCAGCGGGGGCTGCTGCGCCTGGAGGATCCGCTGGCCAAGTTCCTCCCGGGCTTTCCGGGGGGCGGGCGCATCACCCTCCACCAGCTCCTTTCCCACACCTCGGGACTGGCCAATTTCAACCAGCTGCCCGACTACTGGGAGAAGAACCTCCACCCCTGGAACCTGGCCCAGGTGATCGATTGGTTCAAGGACCAGCCGGTGCGCGGCCAGCCGGGAGAGGTGTGGTCCTATTCCAACGCGGGGTACACCCTGCTCGCCGCGGTGATCGAAAAGGTTTCGGGGAAGGACTTCGCCACATTCCTGCGGGAGGAGCTGTTCCGGCCCCTGGGCATGGCGGCCACCGGGGTGGACCAGCACGAGGACATCCTGGGGCGGAGGGCCGACGGCTACGTGAAGGACGAGAACGGCGTAAAGCGGGTGAGCTACCGGGACATGCCCTTCATGAACGGGGCGGGTTCCCTCTATTCCACGGTGGGCGACCTGCTGCGGTGGGACCGCGCCCTGCGCACGGACCAGCCCCTCTCCCGGGCCAGCCGGGAGCGCCTGTTCGCCCCCGTGAAGGAGCACTACGCCTGCGGCTGGTTCGTGGACCGCCGCTTCGGCCGGGCCCTCATCAGCCATTCCGGGGACATCACCGGCTTCCGCTGCGATATGCAGCGCTTCGTGGACGACGATGTCACCGTGATCCTCCTCCTGAACCTCGAAAGCACCTTCACCGCCGCCGTGGCCCGGGACCTGGGCGCCATCGCCCTGGGCGAGCCGTACAAGCCCGCCCTGGTCCCCGAAGGCATCGGCGCCGCCCCCGGCGTCCTGGCGGAAGTGGCCGGATCCTACGCCCTGGACCCCCGCACCACCCTGGTCCTGGCCCCCAGGAACGGCCAGCTCATCGCCCAGGCCCCCGGCATGCCCAGCGCCCCGGCCATCCCCCAGGCCGACAACCTCTTCTTCGTCCAGGAATGGAACGGCATGCTCCGCATCCAGCGGGGAGCCGACGGCCAGGTCACCGGCCTCCGGCTCACCCAGGGGGCCCGGACGATCCCGGCCAAGCGGCTGCCCTGA
- the vapC gene encoding type II toxin-antitoxin system VapC family toxin: MILVDSSVWIDYFRGTATPQAEMLDALLGNEPLAVGDLILAEVLQGFQKDRDFNSAKQLLNSFQLVNIVDREVAIQAARNFRVLRGHGVTVRKTIDTLIATRCIKNGLVLLHSDRDFEPFATHLGLREAFNTSSRGSA; this comes from the coding sequence GTGATTCTGGTCGATTCGAGCGTATGGATCGACTACTTCCGCGGAACGGCCACCCCTCAAGCAGAGATGCTGGATGCATTGCTGGGAAATGAGCCCCTGGCGGTTGGGGACTTGATTCTGGCGGAAGTTCTTCAGGGATTCCAAAAGGATAGGGATTTCAACAGCGCAAAGCAGCTGCTGAATTCGTTCCAACTGGTCAACATCGTTGATCGAGAAGTGGCCATCCAGGCCGCGAGGAATTTTCGGGTCCTAAGGGGACATGGCGTAACCGTTCGCAAAACGATCGATACACTAATCGCGACGCGATGCATTAAGAACGGGTTGGTGCTTCTTCATAGCGATAGGGATTTCGAACCCTTTGCCACCCACCTCGGGCTTCGGGAGGCGTTCAATACTTCTTCGAGGGGGTCTGCCTGA